The following proteins are co-located in the Dromiciops gliroides isolate mDroGli1 chromosome 2, mDroGli1.pri, whole genome shotgun sequence genome:
- the LOC122743977 gene encoding protein kish-A, translating into MSAIFNFQSLLTVILLLICTCAYIRSLAPSLLDKNKTGLLGIFWKCARIGERKSPYVAVCCIVMAFSILFIQ; encoded by the coding sequence ATGTCTGCCATTTTCAACTTTCAGAGCCTACTGACAGTAATCTTGCTGCTTATATGTACCTGTGCCTATATCCGATCCTTGGCTCCTAGCCTcttggacaaaaataaaactggacTGTTGGGTATATTTTGGAAGTGTGCCAGAATCGGTGAACGAAAGAGTCCCTATGTAGCAGTATGCTGTATAGTAATGGCTTTCAGCATCTTGTTCATCCAATAG